One Chaetodon auriga isolate fChaAug3 chromosome 14, fChaAug3.hap1, whole genome shotgun sequence genomic window carries:
- the sptb gene encoding spectrin beta chain, erythrocytic isoform X1, with amino-acid sequence MSSPCLLRAGPIGQPRLREVKISLKAGSRETTTIRSSSGGTKEAASRTYAPAEKEAPARVGMSSSRSRSTPAVHRAQRPDSRKGARGSSGGKQQEPEHHPEKNGTLLHIPLTVAPAGLSPFSSSSSSSSSCTPRRQRASHPHPPPALLSSSSSSSAKSMKRARWLSYSTSNICFNSILDGRFRQLQDEREAVQKKTFTKWVNSILSRVGCRISDLYLDLRDGRMLIKLLEVLSGERLPKPTKGRMRIHCLENVDKALQFLKEQRVHLENMGSHDIVDGNHRLILGLIWTIILRFQIQDIVVETGQADQKETRSAKDALLLWCQMKTAGYPNVNITNFTTSWKDGMAFNALIHKHRPDLVEYNNLKRSNPTHNLQNAFNVAEQKLGVTKLLDPEDVFTENPDEKSIITYVVAFYHYFSKMKQLAVEGKRVGKVLDHAIETEKMIDKYETLASDLLTWIEQTIIVLNNRKLANSLTGVQQQLQAFNTYRTVEKPPKFQEKGNLEVLLFTIQSRMRANNQRVYTPKEGALVADINRAWERLERAEHERERVLRDELIRQEKLEQMARRFDRKAAMRETWLLENQRLVAQDNFGYDLPAVEAAKKKHDAIETDIAAYEERVQALVNISKELESERYHDAKRIDVRKDNILRLWDYLQELLKARRGRLDKNLTLQRIFQEMLYIISWMDDMKARLLSPDFGKHLLEVEDLLQKHALLENDIALQADRVQSASAAALKFANGDSYKPCDPQVIHDRVQHLDLCYQELCALAAQRRARLEQSRRFWNFLWEVAELESWIREKEHIFSSLDYGKDLTSVLVLQSKHSAFEDELGARRANLEQVLAEGEKMIQAKHFGSPKVQECMDDIRRQWQQLEELAAFRKQNLQDTQRFFQFQGDADDLKAWLLDAKRQMSSDDVGHDEYTTQRLLKKHNDLKNEAIKNGATIDALSKQANALPEELQNTPDIQRRLKDIKDLYMELMSLADLRQKKLDDTMALYTIFSETDACELWMGQKETWLVGLEVPEKLEDLEVVQNRLSILAQDMANVQSRVDDVNKAVKQLEDSRHPRTKEVKECQTRLNKRWEAFKAMVEEKKRKVDSAVSLNNYGLECDETDAWIRDKTRVIESTQDLGNDLAAVMTIQRKLFGMERDLAAIDTKLTFLRQEADRLAKDHPENAADILARRAELDAAWDTLRKTLKDREDSLGEVSKLQTFLQDMDDFQSWLFKTQKAVASEEMPATLPEAEEQLSLHDAVREDINNHEEDYHRVRDTGAQVIQGQEDDPQYQQLEQRLKGLDRGWYELQKMWDSRKTFLDQGLGFQQFLRDGKAVEAILNNQEYTLAHIDKPDTLAGAEKALKKHEDFVSTMEANEDKIDGALQGGQRLVDSNNLYSGKVQDKMDSIQDRNDKNKRRAQEVSERLRDNRDLQHFLQNTQDLTVWINEKMLTAQDTSYDEARNLHSKWLKHQAFMAELASNKDWLNKVDQEGQELMESKPEFEPIVQERLAKLHELWDKLESTTQEKARLLFDANRSELFDQSLADIRKSLGELQQQLLSGDEDVKDLTSANILLKKHQMTENQVRDRARELEELQEAVRTHGGGREDQLELEAEQQALQGEFQQLLTPLAQRKGKLEAGKAVHQFCRDLADELLWIEERMPLAMSQEHGHNLQTVQMLLKKNQTLQREIEGHQPRVDEVLERGRRMAAAASAEGRPEAERIADQLKELEEAWARLQDEMAKRRERLNGSNLAQQYYNDADEAEAWIGEQELYMIADEKAKDEQSAMLMLKRHMILKQAVDDYADSIQKLADRAQKMFAEDHPDGEEIIRRQGQVDKQYAGLKELAEDRRKKLDHTFHHFLLSREVEDLEHWIAERDVVASSQEMGQDLDHVTLLRDKFREFARETGMAGQERVDMVNQTIDELIEAGHTEAATMAEWKDGINESWADLLELIDTRAQLLATSYELLKYFDDGKELVAQIVEKQKELPDDVGEDFSKAESFHRMHAAFERDITALGKQVQQFQETASRLHAQYAGSRADSIQATEREVVEAWKGLLDACEGRRARLVDTAEKFRFFTMVRDLMAWMESIIQQIETQEKPRDVSSVELLQKYHQGIRSEIEARGAKFTDCMDLGKALLTRKHRDSAEIKEKLVQLTEKRKEMMFKWDDRWDWLRLLLEVCQFARDASVAEAWLIAQEPYVTSKDLGYSVDEVEKLLKRHEAFEKSTATWEERFSALERLTTLELLELRKQQQEMEQFIKDEQRSDKDSRREDTGFAEESSQRYTVEEQTLSETAGDSAVPRESEMKESGSLVSAPSVSVSTPKEPEKAATMPVEPLRAQAVLQEGLLGRKHDLDGSGKKASNRSWNNLYCVLKPGQLAAYKDAKGFGQGVTYHGEGPLSLANASWEILTNYKKKKHVSKLRLGDGSEYLFQCKDEEELQRWSQAMEKAIQPLAAEEASGASGAKAHSLPPPSSSAALPEAKKDKEKKFSRFAKKK; translated from the exons ATGAGCAGCCCCTGCCTGCTGCGCGCTGGCCCTATAGGCCAGCCCCGGCTCCGAGAGGTCAAGATCAGCCTGAAGGCCGGCAGCAGGGAGACCACAACCATCCGGAGCAGCAGCGGGGGGACCAAGGAGGCCGCCAGCCGCACCTATGCCCCGGCGGAGAAGGAGGCCCCTGCCCGGGTCGGCATGAGCAGCAGCCGGAGCAGGAGCACCCCGGCGGTCCACCGGGCCCAGAGACCTGACAGCAGGAAGGGGGCGAGGGGGAGCAGCGGCGGGAAGCAGCAGGAGCCCGAACACCACCCGGAGAAGAACGGCACCCTCCTGCACATCCCGCTCACCGTGGCGCCCGCGGGACTCTCCCCCTtctcttcgtcctcctcctcgtcctcctcctgcaccccCAGACGTCAGCGGGCCTCTCACCCTCACCCTCCCCccgccctcctctcctcctcctcttcctcctctgctaaAAGTATGAAGCGGGCGCGCTGGCTGAGTTACAGCACCTCCAACATCTGCTTCAACTCCATCCTGGACGGACGCTTCAGGCAGCTGCAAG ATGAGCGTGAGGCGGTGCAGAAGAAGACCTTCACTAAGTGGGTCAACTCAATCCTGTCCCGGGTCGGCTGTCGCATCTCTGACCTCTACCTGGACCTGCGGGATGGACGCATGCTCATCAAACTGCTGGAGGTGCTGTCCGGCGAACGACTG cCAAAACCCACTAAGGGTCGAATGCGTATCCACTGTTTGGAGAATGTGGACAAGgctctgcagttcctcaaagAACAGAGGGTCCACCTGGAGAACATGGGCTCCCACGACATCGTTGACGGCAACCATCGGCTCATCCTCGGCCTCATCTGGACCATCATCCTTCGCTTCCAG ATCCAGGACATTGTTGTGGAAACGGGCCAGGCGGACCAGAAGGAGACACGCTCAGCCAAGGacgctcttcttctgtggtgtcaGATGAAAACTGCAGG gtatcCCAATGTCAACATTACAAATTTCACCACCAGCTGGAAAGATGGCATGGCCTTCAATGCTCTCATACACAAACACCG GCCTGATTTGGTGGAGTATAACAATTTGAAGAGGTCCAACCCGACCCACAACCTCCAGAACGCCTTTAACGTAGCAGAGCAGAAGCTTGGCGTGACCAAACTGTTAGACCCAGAAG atgTGTTCACAGAGAACCCAGATGAGAAGTCCATCATCACATACGTCGTGGCATTTTACCACTACTTCTCGAAGATGAAGCAGCTCGCTGTGGAGGGCAAGAGAGTGGGAAAG GTTCTGGATCACGCCATCGAGACCGAGAAGATGATTGATAAGTACGAGACGCTGGCTTCAGACCTGCTGACGTGGATCGAGCAGACCATCATCGTGCTGAACAACCGGAAACTTGCCAACTCTCTGACGGgagttcagcagcagcttcaggccTTCAACACCTACCGCACTGTAGAGAAGCCTCCCAA gttCCAGGAGAAGGGAAACCTCGAGGTGCTGCTGTTCACCATCCAGAGTCGTATGAGGGCCAACAACCAGAGGGTCTACACGCCTAAAGAGGGAGCCCTGGTCGCAGATATCaacagg GCCTGGGAGCGTCTGGAGAGGGCGGAGCACGAGCGGGAGCGAGTCCTGAGGGATGAGCTGATCAGACAAGAGAAGCTGGAACAGATGGCGAGAAGATTCGACAGGAAGGCTGCCATGAGGGAGACCTGGCTCCTGGAGAACCAGAGACTAGTGGCTCAG GATAACTTTGGTTACGACCTGCCAGCAGTGGAAGCAGCGAAGAAGAAGCACGACGCCATTGAGACGGACATCGCTGCGTATGAGGAACGCGTTCAGGCCCTGGTGAACATCTCCAAGGAGCTGGAGTCTGAGCGATATCATGACGCCAAACGCATCGACGTGCGGAAAGACAACATCCTGCGCCTGTGGGACTACttgcaggagctgctgaaggccCGCAGGGGGCGTCTGGATAAGAACCTGACCCTGCAGAGGATCTTCCAGGAGATGCTGTACATCATCAGCTGGATGGATGACATGAAG GCTCGACTTCTGTCTCCTGACTTTGGGAAACACTTGCTGGAAGTGGAGGACTTGTTACAGAAACACGCTCTGTTAGAGAATGACATCgctctgcaggcagacagagtgcagagcgccagtgctgctgctctcaaGTTCGCCAATGGAGATA GCTACAAGCCATGTGATCCTCAGGTGATCCACGACAGGGTGCAGCACCTGGACTTGTGCTACCAGGAGCTTTGCGCCCTGGCGGCCCAGCGAAGGGCCCGCCTGGAGCAGTCCCGCCGCTTCTGGAACTTCCTGTGGGAAGTGGCGGAGCTGGAGAGCTGGATCAGAGAGAAGGAGcacattttctcctccctgGATTATGGCAAGGACCTGACAAGCGTGCTGGTGCTCCAGAGCAAACACAGCGCCTTCGAGGACGAGCTCGGAGCCCGTCGAGCCAACCTCGAACAGGTCCTGGCCGAAGGAGAAAAGATGATCCAGGCGAAGCACTTCGGCTCCCCGAAGGTTCAAGAATGCATGGACGACATCAGGAGGCAatggcagcagctggaggagctggctgcGTTTCGGAAACAGAACCTCCAGGACACCCAGAGGTTCTTTCAGTTTCAGGGAGATGCCGATGATCTCAAGGCCTGGCTGCTGGACGCCAAGAGGCAGATGAGCAGCGATGACGTGGGCCATGACGAGTACACCACGCAGCGGCTGCTGAAGAAGCACAACGACCTGAAGAATGAAGCAATCAAGAACGGAGCCACCATAGATGCTCTATCCAAACAGGCCAATGCGCTGCCAGAGGAGCTCCAAAACACCCCTGATATCCAGAGACGTCTGAAAGACATCAAGGACCTGTACATGGAGCTCATGTCTCTGGCCGATCTGAGACAGAAGAAGCTAGACGACACTATGGCCCTGTACACCATCTTCAGTGAGACAGACGCCTGTGAGCTCTGGATGGGCCAGAAGGAGACCTGGTTGGTGGGATTAGAGGTGCCCGAGAAGCTGGAGGATCTGGAAGTGGTGCAGAATAG gTTGAGCATTCTCGCTCAAGATATGGCAAATGTGCAGTCGAGAGTCGATGACGTCAATAAAGCTGTGAAACAGCTTGAGGACAGCAGACACCCTCGCACCAAAGAGGTCAAAGAATGTCAGACGCGACTGAATAAGAG GTGGGAGGCATTCAAGGCCAtggtggaggaaaagaagaggaaagtggATTCTGCTGTTAGTCTGAACAACTACGGGCTGGAGTGTGACGAGACAGACGCCTGGATCAGAGACAAGACACGGGTGATCGAGTCCACGCAGGACTTGGGCAATGACCTGGCAGCTGTCATGACCATCCAGAGGAAACTGTTTGGCATGGAGAGAGATTTGGCCGCCATCGACACCAAGCTTACCTTCTTGAGACAAGAGGCTGACCGGCTGGCTAAGGACCACCCGGAGAACGCCGCTGACATCCTGGCCCGCAGAGCGGAGCTGGACGCGGCCTGGGACACGCTAAGAAAGACcctcaaagacagagaggactCTTTGGGCGAGGTCAGCAAGTTACAGACTTTCCTCCAAGACATGGACGACTTCCAGTCCTGGCTTTTCAAGACCCAGAAGGCTGTGGCATCAGAGGAAATGCCCGCCACGCTGCCGGAGGCCGAGGAGCAGCTCAGCCTTCACGACGCTGTGCGTGAAGACATAAACAACCATGAGGAGGACTATCACCGCGTGAGGGACACCGGCGCCCAGGTCATCCAGGGCCAGGAGGATGATCCTCAGTaccagcagctggagcagaggcTGAAGGGGCTGGACCGGGGTTGGTATGAACTGCAGAAGATGTGGGACAGTCGCAAGACCTTCCTGGACCAGGGTCTGGGCTTCCAGCAGTTCTTGAGGGATGGCAAGGCTGTAGAGGCCATCCTCAACAACCAG GAGTACACCTTGGCCCACATAGACAAGCCCGACACCTTGGCCGGAGCAGAGAAAGCTCTGAAGAAGCATGAGGACTTTGTGAGCACCATGGAGGCCAACGAGGACAAGATTGACGGCGCTCTGCAGGGCGGACAGCGGCTGGTGGACAGCAACAACCTGTACTCTGGGAAAGTTCAGGACAAAATGGACTCAATCCAAGACAG GAATGACAAGAATAAAAGAAGAGCACAGGAGGTGTCGGAGCGGCTCAGAGACAACCGAGACCTGCAGCACTTCCTGCAAAACACTCAGGAT CTGACGGTGTGGATCAACGAGAAGATGCTGACGGCTCAGGACACGTCGTACGACGAGGCCAGGAACCTCCACAGCAAGTGGCTGAAGCATCAGGCCTTCATGGCTGAGCTGGCCTCCAACAAGGACTGGCTCAACAAAGTCGACCAG GAGGGTCAGGAGCTCATGGAGTCCAAGCCTGAGTTTGAGCCCATCGTGCAGGAGCGTCTGGCCAAACTCCACGAGCTGTGGGACAAGCTGGAGTCCACGACCCAGGAGAAAGCCCGGCTGCTGTTTGACGCCAACCGCTCGGAGCTTTTCGACCAGAGCCTGGCCGATATCAGGAAGTCGCTgggtgagctgcagcagcagctgctgagcggAGACGAGGACGTCAAAGACCTGACGAGCGCCAACATCCTGCTCAAGAAGCATCAG ATGACAGAGAACCAGGTGCGTGACAGGGCACGCGAGCTGGAGGAGCTCCAGGAGGCCGTCAGGACGCACGGCGGAGGCAGGGAGGaccagctggagctggaggccgAGCAGCAGGCCCTGCAGGGGGAGTTCCAGCAGCTCCTCACGCCACTGGCCCAGCGCAAGGGCAAGCTGGAGGCCGGCAAGGCTGTCCATCAGTTCTGCAGGGACCTGGCCGACGAGCTC ctctggaTTGAGGAGAGGATGCCCCTCGCAATGTCACAAGAGCATGGCCACAATCTCCAAACTGTGCAAATGCTGCTGAAGAAGAACCAG ACGCTGCAGAGGGAGATCGAGGGCCACCAGCCTCGCGTCGATGAAGTGCTGGAGCGAGGCAGGAGGATGGCGGCGGCCGCCAGCGCAGAGGGCAGACCGGAGGCCGAGCGTATCGCGGACcagctgaaggagctggaggaggcctgGGCCCGGCTGCAGGACGAGATGGCCAAGCGCAGGGAGAGGCTGAACGGCTCCAACCTGGCCCAGCAGTACTACAACGACGCGGATGAGGCCGAAGCCTGGATCGGGGAGCAGGAGCTTTACATGATCGCCGATGAAAAAGCCAAG GACGAGCAGAGTGCCATGCTGATGCTGAAGCGTCACATGATCCTTAAGCAAGCCGTGGACGACTACGCTGACTCCATTCAGAAGCTGGCCGACCGTGCCCAAAAAATGTTTGCCGAGGACCATCCCGACGG TGAGGAGATCATCAGGCGGCAGGGCCAGGTGGATAAGCAGTACGCGGGGCTGAAGGAGTTGGCGGAGGACCGCAGGAAGAAGCTGGACCACACCTTCCACCACTTCCTGCTGAGCCGAGAGGTGGAGGACCTGGAGCACTGGATCGCAGAGAGAGACGTGGTGGCCTCCTCTCAGGAGATGGGCCAGGACCTGGACCACGTCACG CTCCTGAGGGATAAGTTCAGAGAGTTTGCACGGGAGACGGGGATGGCGGGTCAGGAGCGAGTGGACATGGTCAACCAGACGATAGACGAGCTGATCGAAGCCGGTCACACCGAGGCGGCCACCATGGCGGAGTGGAAGGACGGCATCAATGAGAGCTGGGCTGATCTGCTGGAGCTCATCGACACTCGCGCTCAGCTCCTTGCAACATCTTACGAACTGCTCAA GTACTTCGATGATGGGAAGGAGCTCGTGGCTCAGATCGTCGAGAAGCAGAAGGAGCTGCCTGATGATGTGGGAGAGGACTTCAGCAAAGCCGAGTCCTTCCACCGAATGCACGCCGCCTTTGAGAGAGACATCACCGCTCTAGGCAAACAG GTCCAACAGTTCCAGGAGACGGCTTCGCGGCTTCATGCCCAGTATGCAGGAAGCAGAGCGGACAGCATCCAGGCCACAGAGCGAGAGGTGGTGGAAGCCTGGAAGGGCCTGCTGGACGCCTGCGAAGGTCGCAGGGCGCGACTGGTGGACACGGCTGAGAAGTTCCGCTTTTTCACCATGGTGCGAGACCTGATGGCCTGGATGGAGAGCATCATCCAGCAGATAGAAACTCAGGAGAAACCCAG GGATGTCTCATCTGTGGAGCTCCTGCAGAAGTACCACCAGGGGATCCGCTCGGAGATTGAGGCCCGGGGAGCAAAATTCACTGATTGCATGGACCTCGGCAAGGCCCTGCTGACACGCAAGCACCGAGACTCTGCTGAG ATTAAGGAGAAGCTGGTGCAGCTGAcggagaaaaggaaggagatgATGTTCAAGTGGGACGACAGATGGGATTGGCTCAGACTCT TGCTGGAGGTGTGTCAGTTTGCGCGGGACGCCTCCGTGGCGGAGGCCTGGCTGATCGCTCAGGAGCCCTACGTGACCAGCAAAGACCTGGGCTACAGCGTGGACGAGGTCGAGAAACTCCTCAAGAGGCACGAAGCCTTCGAGAAATCCACCGCCACGTGGGAAGAGCGCTTCTCTGCGCTGGAGCGCCTCACTACG CTGGAGTTGCTGGAgctgaggaagcagcagcaggagatggAGCAGTTCATTAAAGACGAGCAGCGTTCAGATAAGgacagcag GAGAGAAGACACCGGCTTTGCTGAGGAATCCTCGCAGCGTTACACTGTTGAGGAGCAGACTCTG TCTGAGACGGCCGGTGATTCCGCAGTTCCCAGGGagtcagaaatgaaagagagcGGCTCTCTGGTGTCGGCGCCTTCCGTCTCGGTATCGACCCCGAAAGAACCGGAGAAGGCTGCCACCATGCCCGTGGAGCCCCTCAGAGCCCAGGCGGTGCTGCAGGAGGGCCTGCTGGGCCGCAAGCACGACCTGGACGGCTCAGGGAAGAAGGCTTCAAACAG GTCATGGAACAACTTGTACTGCGTGCTGAAGCCGGGTCAGCTCGCAGCCTATAAGGATGCAAAGGGCTTTGGCCAAGGGGTGACGTATCACGGCGAGGGCCCCTTGTCCCTCGCCAACGCCAGCTGGGAGATCCTCACCAACtacaagaaaaagaagcacGTCTCCAAACTACG tCTTGGAGACGGCAGTGAATATTTGTTCCAGTGTAAAGACGAG GAGGAGCTCCAGCGTTGGAGCCAAGCCATGGAGAAGGCCATCCAGCCCCTGGCAGCGGAGGAGGCTTCGGGGGCCTCAGGGGCCAAAGCCCACAGcctgccccctccctcctcctcagccgCCCTCCCTGAGGCcaagaaagacaaggagaagAAGTTCAGTCGCTTTGCCAAGAAGAAGTGA